Proteins from a single region of Phycisphaeraceae bacterium D3-23:
- a CDS encoding tetratricopeptide repeat protein, with protein MQLTESDLAPIQEHYDHARYLQGHAAAQAIAPLKDWRGAEARILAGRLAGNLGSARLGYALYWRAHREHPDHPRAKFFHATGYLRRFGPYPTLKLMAKLGERCSDDENEQAEWLSLRAYSYALLRDFESADRDIKAALGMAPTRRWLAVQHCAILEMEDRYEEALDVIQRCREQHPWYRPVVQSAAHLLELNAQPDAAVDLLQDACGRLESGGLYIHLAGLLRDRQELEAARNTYEKAAEHYPLLDQVKGDSWLNQVRSDIACQLGDHDEGLKLLKRIDDRHKTEFHKKVQARLESNNTQGERRQLDVPFVRQHHMTCAPATLTMLARFFGREAEHLEITDAICYDGTPYHAQRTWASEQGYTVREFTITPDAAAALIDRDIPFTYSTVEPTNAHLQAVIGYDNARGVLLLRDPFYPAVSEVIGDSLEERYGPYGPRGMLLVPDDQAHRLDGIDLPDAEVWDLTHELRCALVDHQRERGLEALEQIETQYPGHTLALAARLSLADYDGDTAARARLVDELAHRYPKCPAMAFRQYNCLREQGRIDDAAQLLDTFRAKKECHPVFLETYADLLRRDAREDSRAGFLLRKALRRGSRSAANYYSLAGYLWSRQQQEEATELYRFAACLENRREAYAIAFFRAQRVLGKETETLELLHRRLKRFGEKSIGPAKTLFEAYRLLGRVHDGLDVLEQATELRPDDADLMIYRANELAVVGRYDDAMESLQRAKGRAHDAAWHRCAAHLARDHGDNARSLEHWLVVARLGPLDVSAHQQVAGLKNRLEGPTAGLAYLRERVERFPHHIGLLHALYKEARRRDIQESEKALQQIIDKHPNDAWARREIAFTLLKQPGGLDEAAKQSDVAYAINPRAAETLALRGRIARLQGRNEDAAAEYRKAIEREVDYGYAMDELVDLAPDRETRREALAFALEQIQTQTVFGESIRTYAKAARRALDDKQIEQDLRAILDGRETLWQAWSPLIDHLLRVGDLDTARDTAKQAVQRFPLTPGLWNRLADIERVRGDRPAQIACLERAIAISPDNRYATRELAEVYEFDGQAGKAVRLLEQSCERDPHDVAAAGQLADLYWATDARQRAFDLAAKSIEVDPYRDALWNQLRFYAKTLQREDEVRILVNNVPEQRPGEANAWLTVAYHLVGSDHLLARLDAVDRCLALSPRLIEAHDLKAKLLCHAHRHEDAIAACDPPALAGDVPYNLRGRAAWVEAERGRLDTAIEQMQRLVKEHPNYTWGLEQICNWCGDNGDTRGLTVAANQLVEIEPNNPMFLNYRAYAAITELDKGNPDQPRKDMLRARAIEDFERVAQLDPANNYCTVKLIDLYVEDKAYDKAVNILASARGYLRDEQWLTKAAMIHAKRGAKEDCRQALTDLCKVPTDNLSRLDTAFQHGRDAGVAAQVLQQALDDPDTNPAVMSQYVAEELNNKNWKQAIRKIDGLQHKPAMWDRAASELMTRWANDTKQGKRLTRFIHNNRERIHNSEHTWGETAYALANNNMNRKVLEHFNGWRERGNLKPWMLTNLACAHLNLEQLDEAAQVTAYSLELPPDHAFAMHLINLAHCEAVQGDPAKAHRLLDQAVVENESAATRFEHDLARAAATARTPAPGHLQRAWALARKARTRYPAYPKEPGARSTYNRVIKTLGGQAGALGKLRAWWHLLLN; from the coding sequence ATGCAGCTCACCGAATCCGACCTGGCCCCGATCCAGGAACACTACGACCACGCGCGCTACCTCCAGGGCCACGCCGCCGCGCAGGCGATCGCCCCGCTCAAGGACTGGCGCGGCGCAGAAGCACGCATCCTCGCGGGCCGGCTCGCGGGCAACCTCGGCTCGGCCCGGCTGGGCTACGCGCTCTACTGGCGCGCCCATCGCGAACACCCCGACCACCCACGCGCCAAATTCTTCCACGCCACGGGCTACCTCCGACGCTTCGGGCCCTACCCCACGCTCAAGCTCATGGCCAAGCTCGGCGAACGCTGCAGCGATGACGAAAACGAGCAGGCCGAGTGGCTCTCCCTCCGCGCGTACAGCTACGCCCTGCTCCGCGACTTCGAGTCCGCCGACCGCGACATCAAGGCCGCGCTGGGCATGGCCCCGACCCGCCGCTGGCTCGCCGTCCAGCACTGCGCCATCCTTGAGATGGAGGACCGCTACGAAGAAGCCCTCGACGTCATCCAGCGCTGCCGCGAACAACACCCCTGGTACCGCCCGGTCGTCCAGTCCGCCGCTCACCTGCTCGAACTCAACGCCCAGCCCGACGCCGCGGTCGACCTGCTCCAGGACGCGTGTGGCCGGCTCGAAAGCGGCGGGCTCTATATCCACCTCGCAGGCCTCCTCCGCGACCGCCAGGAACTCGAAGCCGCACGCAACACCTACGAAAAAGCGGCCGAGCACTACCCCCTGCTCGACCAGGTCAAGGGCGACTCCTGGCTCAATCAAGTCCGAAGCGATATCGCCTGCCAGCTCGGCGACCACGACGAAGGGCTCAAACTCCTCAAACGCATCGACGACCGCCACAAGACCGAGTTCCACAAGAAGGTCCAGGCCCGGCTCGAATCAAACAACACACAGGGCGAACGCCGGCAGCTCGACGTCCCCTTCGTCCGCCAGCACCACATGACCTGCGCCCCGGCGACCCTGACCATGCTCGCGCGCTTCTTCGGCCGGGAAGCCGAGCACCTCGAAATCACCGACGCGATCTGCTACGACGGCACGCCCTACCACGCCCAACGCACCTGGGCCAGCGAACAGGGCTACACCGTCCGCGAGTTCACCATCACCCCCGACGCCGCCGCCGCGCTGATCGACCGCGACATCCCCTTCACCTACTCCACCGTCGAGCCCACCAACGCCCACCTCCAGGCCGTCATCGGCTACGACAATGCGCGCGGCGTCCTGCTCCTGCGCGACCCGTTCTACCCCGCCGTCAGCGAAGTCATCGGCGACTCACTCGAAGAACGCTACGGGCCCTACGGCCCGCGCGGCATGCTCCTCGTCCCCGACGACCAGGCACACCGCCTCGACGGCATCGACCTCCCCGACGCCGAAGTCTGGGACCTCACACACGAACTCCGCTGCGCCCTCGTCGACCATCAGCGCGAACGCGGGCTCGAAGCCCTCGAGCAGATCGAAACGCAGTACCCCGGCCACACCCTCGCCCTCGCCGCCCGGCTCTCGCTCGCCGACTACGACGGCGACACCGCCGCCCGCGCACGCCTCGTCGACGAGCTCGCACACCGCTACCCCAAGTGCCCGGCCATGGCCTTCCGGCAATACAACTGCCTCCGTGAGCAGGGCCGGATCGACGACGCCGCCCAGCTACTCGACACCTTCCGCGCCAAAAAAGAATGCCACCCCGTCTTCCTCGAAACCTACGCCGACCTGCTCCGACGCGACGCACGCGAGGACAGCCGCGCCGGCTTCCTCCTCCGCAAAGCGCTGCGCCGCGGGTCGCGCAGCGCCGCAAACTACTACAGCCTGGCCGGCTACCTCTGGTCCAGGCAGCAGCAGGAAGAAGCCACCGAGCTCTACCGCTTTGCCGCCTGCCTCGAAAACCGGCGCGAGGCCTACGCCATCGCCTTCTTCCGCGCCCAGCGCGTGCTCGGTAAAGAAACCGAAACCCTCGAACTCCTCCACCGCCGACTCAAACGCTTCGGCGAAAAATCGATCGGCCCTGCCAAAACACTCTTCGAGGCCTACCGCCTGCTGGGCCGTGTCCACGACGGGCTCGACGTCCTCGAACAGGCCACCGAGCTACGCCCCGACGACGCGGACCTCATGATCTACCGCGCCAACGAGCTGGCCGTCGTCGGACGATACGACGACGCCATGGAATCCCTCCAACGCGCCAAGGGCAGGGCGCACGACGCCGCCTGGCACCGCTGCGCCGCGCACCTCGCACGCGACCACGGCGACAACGCGCGGTCCCTCGAACACTGGCTCGTCGTCGCCAGGCTCGGCCCCCTCGACGTCTCCGCCCACCAGCAAGTCGCCGGGCTCAAGAACCGGCTCGAAGGCCCCACCGCCGGGCTCGCCTACCTCCGTGAGCGTGTCGAACGCTTCCCGCACCACATCGGCCTGCTCCACGCCCTCTACAAAGAAGCGCGACGACGCGACATCCAGGAAAGCGAAAAGGCCCTCCAGCAGATCATCGACAAGCACCCCAACGACGCGTGGGCCCGCCGCGAGATCGCCTTCACACTCCTCAAGCAGCCCGGCGGTCTCGACGAAGCCGCGAAGCAGAGCGACGTCGCCTACGCCATCAACCCCCGCGCCGCCGAGACGCTCGCGCTCCGCGGCCGAATCGCCAGGCTCCAGGGCCGAAACGAAGACGCCGCCGCCGAGTACCGGAAGGCCATCGAACGCGAGGTCGACTACGGCTACGCGATGGATGAACTCGTCGACCTCGCGCCCGACCGCGAGACGCGACGAGAAGCCCTCGCCTTTGCGCTCGAACAGATCCAGACACAGACCGTGTTTGGCGAATCGATCCGCACCTACGCCAAGGCCGCCCGCCGCGCGCTCGACGACAAGCAGATCGAGCAGGACCTCCGCGCGATCCTCGACGGCCGCGAAACGCTCTGGCAGGCCTGGTCGCCTCTGATCGATCATCTGCTCCGTGTGGGCGACCTCGACACCGCGCGCGACACCGCCAAGCAGGCCGTCCAACGCTTCCCGCTCACCCCCGGGCTGTGGAATCGCCTGGCCGACATCGAGCGCGTCCGCGGCGATCGCCCGGCGCAGATCGCCTGCCTCGAACGCGCGATCGCGATCTCCCCCGACAACCGCTACGCCACGCGCGAGCTCGCCGAGGTCTACGAGTTTGATGGCCAAGCAGGCAAGGCCGTGCGCCTGCTCGAACAGTCCTGCGAACGCGACCCCCACGACGTCGCCGCCGCCGGGCAGCTCGCCGACCTCTACTGGGCGACCGACGCGCGCCAGCGGGCTTTCGACCTCGCCGCCAAATCGATCGAGGTCGACCCCTACCGCGACGCGCTGTGGAACCAGCTGCGTTTCTATGCCAAGACCCTGCAGCGCGAAGACGAGGTCCGCATCCTCGTCAACAACGTCCCCGAGCAGCGGCCCGGCGAAGCCAACGCCTGGCTCACCGTCGCCTACCACCTCGTCGGCAGCGACCACCTCCTGGCCCGGCTCGACGCGGTCGATCGGTGCCTCGCGCTCTCGCCCCGGCTCATCGAGGCCCACGACCTCAAGGCCAAGCTCCTCTGCCACGCCCACCGCCACGAGGACGCGATCGCCGCCTGCGACCCGCCCGCGCTCGCGGGGGACGTGCCCTACAACCTGCGCGGCCGGGCCGCCTGGGTCGAGGCCGAGCGCGGCCGGCTCGACACCGCCATCGAGCAGATGCAGCGGCTGGTCAAAGAACACCCCAACTACACCTGGGGCCTCGAACAAATCTGCAACTGGTGCGGCGACAACGGCGACACCCGCGGGCTGACCGTCGCCGCGAACCAGCTCGTCGAGATCGAGCCCAACAACCCGATGTTCCTCAACTACCGCGCTTACGCCGCCATCACCGAGCTGGACAAGGGCAACCCCGACCAGCCCCGCAAGGACATGCTCAGGGCCCGCGCGATCGAAGACTTCGAGCGCGTCGCGCAGCTCGACCCCGCCAACAACTACTGCACCGTCAAGCTGATCGATCTCTACGTCGAAGATAAAGCGTACGACAAGGCCGTGAACATCCTCGCCAGTGCCAGGGGCTACCTCCGCGATGAGCAATGGCTGACCAAGGCCGCGATGATCCACGCCAAGCGCGGCGCCAAGGAAGACTGCCGGCAGGCACTCACCGACCTGTGCAAAGTCCCCACCGACAACCTGAGCCGGCTCGACACCGCGTTCCAGCACGGCCGAGACGCGGGTGTCGCCGCTCAGGTCCTGCAGCAAGCGCTCGACGACCCCGACACGAACCCGGCCGTGATGTCGCAGTACGTCGCCGAAGAACTCAACAACAAGAACTGGAAGCAGGCGATCCGCAAGATCGACGGGCTGCAGCACAAGCCCGCGATGTGGGACCGCGCCGCCAGCGAGCTCATGACCCGCTGGGCCAACGACACGAAGCAAGGCAAACGCCTCACCCGCTTCATCCACAACAACCGCGAGCGCATCCACAACAGCGAGCACACCTGGGGCGAGACCGCCTACGCGCTGGCCAACAACAACATGAACCGCAAAGTCCTCGAGCACTTCAACGGCTGGCGCGAACGCGGAAACCTCAAGCCCTGGATGCTCACCAACCTCGCCTGCGCGCACCTCAACCTCGAACAGCTCGACGAAGCCGCACAGGTCACGGCCTATAGCCTCGAGCTCCCGCCCGACCACGCGTTTGCCATGCACCTCATCAACCTCGCACACTGCGAGGCTGTACAGGGCGACCCCGCCAAAGCGCACCGGCTGCTCGACCAGGCCGTCGTCGAAAATGAATCCGCCGCGACCCGGTTCGAGCACGACCTCGCCCGCGCCGCCGCCACCGCAAGAACCCCCGCCCCCGGCCACCTCCAGCGCGCCTGGGCCCTGGCCCGCAAAGCACGCACCCGCTACCCCGCCTACCCAAAAGAGCCCGGCGCACGCAGCACCTACAACCGCGTCATCAAAACCCTGGGCGGACAGGCCGGCGCACTCGGCAAGCTCCGCGCGTGGTGGCACCTGTTGCTGAACTGA
- the trkA gene encoding Trk system potassium transporter TrkA: MNIVISGAGEVGRHTAEVLAPAGHSITIIDQSASKLAEVDELMDVGSLVGNCAEAQVQLLAGVDKADLFVAATNNDEVNLLSCSVAKGLGCVTAISRVHHSGFFEERGLNYAKHLGIDHLVCPEYTTAQAIAAALRSPGAIAVENFARGKVEMQRLEVSQSSKAVGVALRELRPPGTSLIACVTRGGEAFMPAADTVLAAGDEVTVLGEAKGFDQTSKYYNAEQGGRRKIMIMGGSTQSVWLCRELKRLNLSVRMLISDEARAKELAPKLEWVTTINADVINSDVLQEERVDLAHAFISATDDEETNILAAALAKTRGATVSMCVMQRPTYLHLIEHVGVDRAFSPRATAVAEILRLLDHRDLRHLGTLSEGIAELYEVHVTAKASQLIGKPLSEIKFPAHCLVAAISRGERVYIPGAGDVIEQGDTAVLIGPSEIEKELAKLFGTKLSKRAPAGVATV, translated from the coding sequence ATGAATATCGTCATCAGTGGCGCGGGGGAAGTCGGCCGACACACCGCGGAGGTGCTTGCGCCGGCGGGGCACAGCATCACGATCATCGACCAGTCGGCGTCCAAGCTGGCGGAGGTCGACGAGCTGATGGATGTCGGCTCGCTGGTGGGCAACTGTGCCGAGGCGCAGGTGCAGCTCTTGGCGGGGGTCGACAAGGCCGACCTGTTCGTGGCGGCGACGAACAACGACGAGGTGAACCTGCTGTCGTGCTCGGTCGCCAAGGGGCTGGGGTGCGTGACGGCGATCTCGCGTGTGCACCACTCGGGCTTCTTCGAGGAACGCGGTCTCAACTACGCCAAGCACCTGGGGATCGACCACCTGGTGTGCCCGGAATACACGACGGCGCAGGCGATCGCGGCGGCGCTGCGGAGCCCGGGCGCGATCGCGGTCGAGAACTTTGCGCGTGGCAAGGTCGAGATGCAGCGGCTGGAAGTGAGTCAATCGAGCAAGGCGGTGGGGGTAGCGCTGCGCGAGCTTCGGCCGCCGGGCACGTCGCTGATCGCGTGCGTGACGCGGGGCGGCGAGGCGTTTATGCCCGCGGCCGACACGGTGCTGGCGGCGGGCGACGAGGTGACGGTGCTGGGCGAGGCCAAGGGGTTTGACCAGACCAGCAAGTACTACAACGCCGAGCAAGGCGGGCGGCGCAAGATCATGATCATGGGCGGCTCGACGCAGAGCGTCTGGCTTTGCCGGGAGCTCAAACGGCTGAACCTGTCGGTGCGGATGCTGATCTCGGACGAGGCGCGGGCCAAGGAGCTCGCGCCCAAGCTCGAGTGGGTCACGACGATCAACGCGGACGTCATCAACTCGGACGTCCTGCAGGAAGAGCGGGTCGACCTGGCGCATGCGTTTATCTCGGCGACGGACGACGAGGAGACGAACATCCTCGCGGCGGCGCTGGCGAAGACGCGCGGCGCGACCGTGTCGATGTGCGTCATGCAGCGGCCGACGTACCTGCACCTGATCGAGCACGTGGGCGTGGACCGCGCGTTCAGCCCGCGCGCGACCGCGGTCGCGGAGATCCTCCGGCTGCTCGACCACCGCGACCTGCGCCACCTGGGTACGCTGAGTGAGGGCATCGCCGAGCTCTACGAGGTCCACGTGACGGCCAAGGCGTCGCAGCTGATCGGCAAGCCATTGTCGGAGATCAAGTTCCCCGCCCACTGCCTGGTCGCGGCGATCAGCCGGGGCGAGCGGGTGTACATCCCCGGCGCGGGCGACGTGATTGAGCAGGGCGATACCGCGGTGCTGATCGGGCCTTCGGAGATCGAGAAGGAGCTGGCCAAGCTGTTCGGGACGAAGCTGAGCAAGCGGGCCCCGGCGGGGGTGGCGACGGTGTGA
- a CDS encoding TrkH family potassium uptake protein has protein sequence MEPAFASVAMNYRFVLRQLGLLLAVMSLAMAAALGYEALAFLAGNGGPAEVLASRSLGIAVVIGLVLGGVCWLIGKGEKEATLGRREALLLVATSWLLGAAIAALPFFLWARANGGGPDHIFRSFSACYFEAMSGLTTTGATILGSENQRIGDLPKGLLLWRSLTHWLGGLGIVVLFVAVLPSTGTGSKKLFAVESTADQGGVRPRVRETARVLWLIYLGLTVACIAMMRATGAVNWFEAVNHAFSVMSTGGLSTHDASIGGYNSVALDLVTTLFMFLAGVNFVLFFHAAQGRWSVAWKDVELRVYLLLKVVVSVIIAMNIFGMKITTTTGNVVEATVFQSLRYASFQTMSMQTGTGFGTADYDLWPELSLGLLLGLMLVGGCAGSTAGGLKVIRFWIIIKVMYQALERAFRPNVVRPLKVGKSVIDDELKLSSLIYLVLLSLLTGLGCFAVLLIEPSSKCDFQTAFTASMSTLCNVGPGQHGVGPTQNYGWMHPASMWVLSLLMALGRLEVFALLVLLAPRFWRGD, from the coding sequence ATGGAGCCGGCGTTTGCGTCGGTCGCGATGAACTACCGGTTTGTGCTGCGACAACTCGGTCTGCTGCTGGCGGTGATGTCGCTGGCGATGGCGGCGGCGCTGGGATACGAGGCGCTGGCGTTCTTGGCGGGCAATGGCGGGCCGGCCGAGGTCCTGGCGTCGCGGTCGCTGGGGATCGCGGTGGTCATCGGCCTGGTGCTGGGCGGCGTGTGCTGGCTGATCGGCAAGGGGGAAAAAGAGGCGACCCTCGGGCGGCGCGAGGCGCTGCTGCTTGTGGCGACCAGCTGGCTGCTGGGTGCGGCGATCGCGGCGCTTCCCTTCTTCCTCTGGGCACGCGCCAACGGCGGGGGCCCGGACCACATCTTCCGCTCCTTCTCCGCCTGCTATTTCGAGGCCATGTCCGGGCTCACCACCACCGGCGCGACCATCCTGGGCAGCGAAAACCAACGCATCGGCGACCTGCCCAAGGGGCTCCTGCTCTGGCGATCGCTCACCCACTGGCTCGGCGGGCTGGGCATCGTGGTCCTCTTCGTTGCGGTGCTGCCGTCGACCGGCACGGGCAGTAAAAAACTCTTCGCGGTCGAGTCCACCGCCGACCAGGGCGGCGTCCGGCCGCGCGTGCGCGAGACGGCCCGCGTGCTCTGGCTGATCTACCTCGGGCTCACCGTCGCCTGCATCGCGATGATGCGCGCGACCGGCGCGGTTAACTGGTTCGAGGCCGTCAACCACGCCTTCTCCGTCATGTCGACCGGCGGGCTGAGCACCCACGACGCGAGCATCGGCGGGTACAACTCGGTCGCGCTGGACCTCGTGACCACGCTCTTTATGTTCCTGGCGGGCGTGAACTTCGTGCTCTTCTTCCACGCCGCGCAGGGCCGGTGGTCCGTCGCGTGGAAGGATGTCGAGCTACGTGTCTACCTGCTGCTCAAGGTCGTCGTGTCGGTGATCATCGCGATGAACATCTTTGGGATGAAGATCACGACCACCACGGGCAATGTGGTCGAGGCGACGGTCTTCCAGTCCCTGCGATACGCGTCGTTCCAGACGATGTCGATGCAGACGGGGACAGGCTTTGGCACGGCCGACTACGACCTCTGGCCCGAGTTGAGTCTGGGGCTCTTGCTCGGGCTGATGCTCGTCGGCGGCTGCGCGGGGTCCACGGCCGGGGGGCTCAAGGTGATCCGCTTCTGGATCATCATCAAGGTCATGTACCAGGCCCTCGAGCGGGCGTTTCGGCCCAATGTCGTCCGGCCGCTGAAGGTCGGCAAGAGCGTGATCGACGACGAACTCAAGCTCTCGTCGCTGATCTACCTGGTGCTGCTCTCGCTGCTGACGGGGCTGGGCTGCTTCGCGGTGCTGCTGATCGAACCCAGCTCGAAGTGCGATTTCCAGACGGCGTTTACCGCGTCGATGTCGACGCTCTGCAACGTCGGCCCGGGTCAACACGGCGTGGGCCCGACCCAGAACTACGGCTGGATGCACCCCGCGTCGATGTGGGTGCTCAGCTTGCTGATGGCGCTGGGCCGGCTCGAGGTCTTCGCGCTGTTGGTGCTGCTCGCGCCTCGGTTCTGGCGGGGCGACTAG
- a CDS encoding lysyl oxidase family protein, protein MSKSLSQKKLAGLALGTGVLLSGLMAGEAQAQFEGFLLPDMMPWISDQNNYSHGWRLNFSETEFSATTTPLNTGPGHLEMHDDLDQDGTGGNDIDIYQRLYREDGTHEDFLAGNFINHPNHGHFHFEGYAQMSLREVTAGNGIGDVVALGEKTSFCMIDLDSFGGTSNYFGCGRGTQGISSMYADVYSSGLDGQQIDVSGLERSGGNFTGGLNGTGVYWFEISIDPDNRMIESDNNNNVAHLLIDLNGQEGAVLDDHSNSKVNATVLNSGDYRFGEIGQDGDEDMFRMQVVEGALYRTSMVELQMHRGDFTVHDTNGNEVFYEDMSAVGQDFAQYEFRANGTGEYDMEVGENHSNFGNRDGSYMVHFELIRIAGDANGDDIVNAADLDMLLATWGQTVAANTAGDVNGDGTVDGADQALIEANFGSTLADYATSVPEPGSLALLGLGGIALLRRRR, encoded by the coding sequence ATGTCTAAGTCGTTGTCTCAGAAGAAACTAGCCGGCCTCGCGCTCGGCACCGGCGTCCTGCTTTCGGGCCTGATGGCGGGTGAAGCCCAGGCCCAGTTCGAGGGGTTCCTGCTCCCGGACATGATGCCCTGGATCTCGGACCAGAATAACTACAGCCACGGCTGGCGCCTCAACTTCTCCGAGACCGAGTTCAGCGCGACGACCACGCCGCTCAACACCGGCCCGGGCCACCTCGAGATGCACGACGACCTGGACCAGGACGGCACAGGCGGCAACGACATCGACATCTACCAGCGGCTCTACCGCGAAGATGGCACGCACGAGGACTTCCTCGCCGGCAACTTCATCAACCACCCCAACCACGGCCACTTCCACTTCGAGGGCTACGCCCAGATGTCGCTCCGCGAAGTCACCGCGGGCAACGGCATCGGCGATGTCGTGGCGCTGGGTGAGAAGACCAGCTTCTGCATGATCGACCTCGACAGCTTCGGCGGGACGTCCAACTACTTCGGCTGCGGTCGGGGCACCCAGGGCATCTCCTCGATGTACGCCGACGTCTATAGCTCGGGCCTCGACGGCCAGCAGATCGACGTCTCCGGGCTCGAACGCTCGGGCGGCAACTTCACCGGCGGGCTCAACGGCACCGGCGTCTACTGGTTCGAGATCTCCATCGACCCCGACAACCGGATGATCGAGTCCGACAACAACAACAACGTCGCCCACCTGCTCATCGACCTCAACGGCCAAGAAGGTGCCGTACTCGACGACCACTCCAACTCCAAGGTCAACGCCACCGTCCTCAACAGCGGCGACTACCGCTTCGGCGAGATCGGCCAGGACGGCGACGAAGACATGTTCCGCATGCAGGTCGTCGAAGGCGCGCTCTATCGCACCTCCATGGTCGAGCTCCAGATGCACCGCGGCGACTTCACCGTCCACGACACCAACGGCAACGAGGTCTTCTACGAAGACATGAGCGCTGTCGGGCAGGACTTTGCCCAGTACGAGTTCCGCGCCAACGGCACGGGCGAGTACGATATGGAAGTCGGCGAAAACCACAGCAACTTCGGCAACCGTGACGGCAGCTACATGGTCCACTTCGAGCTGATCCGCATCGCCGGCGACGCCAACGGCGACGACATCGTCAACGCCGCCGACCTCGACATGCTCCTCGCCACCTGGGGCCAGACCGTCGCCGCGAACACCGCGGGCGATGTCAACGGCGACGGCACGGTCGACGGCGCCGACCAGGCGCTCATCGAAGCCAACTTCGGCTCGACCCTCGCCGACTACGCCACCAGCGTCCCCGAGCCCGGCTCGCTCGCGCTGCTCGGCCTCGGCGGCATCGCGCTGCTCCGACGCCGACGCTAA
- a CDS encoding NADH-quinone oxidoreductase subunit I, whose product MIPDTDTLNVDLPPLNAAEAFYLPEVFKGLGTTLKHMAGSIGKFAGGGRRLKTLEYPEERREDFPVEEGGQYIPNFRGVHRLNRDEDGRVRCVACFMCATACPANCIHITGAESPWDDREKYPIKFDLDELRCIYCGMCEEACPVDAIELTQLYDVVGMSRQEMIFDKEKLLSIYDATIDKKPM is encoded by the coding sequence ATGATCCCCGACACCGACACCCTCAACGTCGACCTCCCCCCGCTCAACGCGGCCGAGGCGTTCTACCTGCCCGAGGTGTTCAAGGGGCTGGGCACGACGCTCAAGCACATGGCCGGCAGCATCGGCAAGTTCGCCGGCGGCGGGCGTCGGCTCAAGACACTGGAGTACCCCGAAGAGCGCCGCGAAGACTTCCCCGTCGAGGAGGGAGGCCAGTACATCCCCAACTTCCGCGGCGTGCATCGGCTCAACCGCGATGAGGACGGCCGGGTCCGCTGCGTCGCCTGCTTCATGTGCGCGACCGCCTGCCCCGCCAACTGCATCCACATCACGGGCGCCGAGTCGCCCTGGGACGACCGCGAGAAGTACCCCATCAAGTTCGACCTCGACGAGCTGCGCTGCATCTACTGCGGCATGTGTGAGGAGGCCTGCCCGGTCGACGCGATCGAGCTGACCCAGCTCTACGACGTCGTCGGGATGTCCCGCCAGGAGATGATCTTCGACAAGGAGAAGCTCCTGAGCATCTACGACGCGACCATCGATAAAAAACCGATGTAG